The Pseudomonas wenzhouensis genome has a segment encoding these proteins:
- a CDS encoding fatty acid cis/trans isomerase: MLKPAALLILSLAAGLARAQAISYVEDVQPILTHKCVACHTCYDAPCQLNLGSGEGILRGASKQLVYDGTRTQAQATTRLYLDAQGEAAWRHRGFHSVLDGENGQAALIKRMLELGRSQPLEPNAKLPDNLDIAITRSNSCPLPGEFAAYAQKNPHGGMPFAVTGLSDDEYATLEQWLAQGASVAEQALKPSAVELRQVEQWESFLNAPGARQDLVSRWLYEHLFLAHLHVEGGEPGHFFQMVRSRTPSGKPIDPIATRRPNDDPGTEFYYRLWPIQGVIVHKTHITYPLSDAKLARVKALFFAEDWTLDAVPGYGAQRRANPFETFAAIPAQARYQFMLDNAEYFVRTFIRGPVCRGQIATDVIRDNFWTLFQAPEHDLYITDADYRREATPLLAMPGQFDEIGDLLGLWRNYRNKRNDYENLRKDAYADALPADWTHIWSGNDNALLSIFRQHDSASVRKGLLGEIPQTLWWMDYPLLERTYYQLVVNFDVFGNVSHQAQTRLYFDLIRNGAEVNFLRLLPARSREAYLGDWYQNSGKLKMWLDYTSVDHHSPSALGLTGKDPKKQFAEQLLQRHTTLNARPDPINRCAGAHCYRDGLPKELQHAEQALSRLASRPAGGLRVIDQLPEATMLRVELSDGSREVYSLLRNRAHSNVAFMLGEELRYQARLDTLTIYPEVLSSYPNFLFNVKVGEVNAFVTQMEGVRDAKSFERIVERWGIRRSHPEFWRYFHDLAEHIRETQPLEAGVLDMNRYQNF, from the coding sequence ATGCTCAAGCCCGCTGCTCTGCTTATTCTGTCTCTCGCAGCCGGCCTGGCCCGTGCGCAGGCGATTTCCTATGTCGAGGACGTACAACCGATCCTCACCCACAAGTGCGTGGCCTGTCATACCTGCTATGACGCGCCCTGCCAGCTCAATCTTGGCAGCGGCGAGGGCATCCTGCGTGGTGCCAGCAAGCAACTGGTGTACGACGGTACACGCACCCAGGCGCAAGCCACCACGCGTCTATATCTGGACGCACAAGGCGAGGCAGCCTGGCGCCATCGCGGCTTTCACTCGGTGCTCGATGGCGAGAACGGCCAGGCGGCGCTGATCAAGCGCATGCTGGAGCTTGGGCGCAGCCAGCCGCTGGAGCCCAACGCCAAGCTCCCCGACAACCTCGATATCGCCATCACCCGCAGTAACAGTTGCCCGTTGCCGGGTGAGTTCGCTGCCTACGCGCAGAAGAACCCCCACGGCGGCATGCCGTTCGCGGTGACCGGGTTGAGCGATGACGAGTACGCCACCCTGGAACAGTGGCTGGCCCAAGGTGCATCGGTCGCCGAACAGGCGCTCAAGCCCAGCGCGGTCGAGTTGCGCCAGGTGGAACAGTGGGAAAGTTTCTTGAATGCGCCCGGTGCGCGGCAGGATCTGGTGTCGCGCTGGCTGTACGAGCACCTGTTCCTGGCGCATCTGCACGTCGAGGGCGGCGAGCCTGGGCACTTCTTCCAGATGGTGCGTTCGCGTACACCCAGCGGCAAACCCATCGATCCGATCGCCACGCGTCGCCCCAACGATGATCCGGGCACCGAGTTCTATTACCGCCTCTGGCCGATCCAGGGCGTGATCGTGCACAAGACGCACATCACTTACCCGCTCAGCGACGCCAAGCTGGCGCGGGTCAAGGCGCTGTTCTTCGCTGAAGACTGGACGCTGGATGCCGTACCCGGCTATGGCGCACAACGCCGCGCCAATCCCTTCGAGACCTTCGCCGCGATTCCGGCACAGGCGCGTTACCAGTTCATGCTGGATAACGCCGAGTACTTCGTGCGCACCTTCATCCGGGGCCCGGTGTGTCGTGGGCAAATCGCTACCGACGTGATTCGCGATAACTTCTGGACGCTGTTCCAGGCGCCGGAGCACGATCTATACATCACTGATGCCGATTACCGGCGCGAGGCAACGCCGCTGCTGGCCATGCCCGGGCAGTTCGATGAGATCGGCGATCTGCTGGGGCTATGGCGCAACTACCGCAACAAGCGCAACGACTACGAGAACCTGCGCAAGGACGCCTATGCCGATGCGCTGCCAGCTGACTGGACGCATATCTGGAGTGGCAATGACAACGCGTTGCTGTCGATCTTCCGTCAGCACGACAGCGCCTCGGTGCGCAAAGGATTGCTGGGCGAGATCCCGCAAACCCTCTGGTGGATGGACTATCCGTTGCTGGAGCGCACCTACTACCAACTGGTGGTCAACTTCGACGTCTTCGGCAATGTCTCGCACCAGGCGCAGACGCGGCTGTACTTTGACCTGATCCGCAACGGCGCCGAGGTGAACTTCCTGCGCCTGCTGCCGGCCCGCTCGCGTGAGGCCTACCTGGGCGATTGGTACCAGAACAGCGGCAAACTGAAGATGTGGCTGGATTACACCTCGGTCGATCATCACTCACCCAGCGCCCTTGGCCTGACGGGCAAGGATCCCAAGAAGCAGTTCGCCGAGCAGTTGCTGCAGCGCCACACCACGCTCAATGCGCGCCCGGACCCGATCAACCGCTGCGCGGGCGCGCACTGTTACCGCGACGGTCTGCCCAAGGAGCTGCAACATGCCGAACAGGCACTGTCGCGTCTGGCCAGTCGGCCGGCCGGTGGTTTACGGGTGATCGATCAATTGCCGGAAGCGACGATGTTGCGGGTCGAACTGAGCGATGGTTCGCGCGAGGTCTACAGCCTGCTGCGCAACCGCGCGCACAGCAACGTGGCGTTCATGCTGGGCGAGGAGCTGCGCTACCAGGCGCGCCTGGATACCCTGACCATTTACCCGGAAGTGCTGAGCAGCTACCCGAACTTTCTGTTCAACGTCAAAGTCGGGGAGGTGAATGCCTTCGTCACGCAGATGGAAGGCGTGCGCGACGCAAAATCCTTCGAGCGTATCGTCGAGCGCTGGGGCATACGCCGCAGCCACCCCGAGTTCTGGCGATATTTCCACGATCTGGCCGAGCATATCCGTGAAACCCAGCCGCTGGAGGCGGGGGTGCTGGACATGAACCGCTACCAGAATTTCTAG
- the nfuA gene encoding Fe-S biogenesis protein NfuA, with amino-acid sequence MSAITITQAAEDYLAELLSKQDTPGIGIRVFITQPGTPYAETCIAYCKPGEQKPEDTAVGLASFTAWIDGVSEPFLEDAVVDYATDRMGGQLTIKAPNAKVPMVNEDSPLNERINYYLQTEINPGLASHGGQVTLVDVVDEGIAVLQFGGGCQGCGQADYTLKEGIEKTLLERIPELKGVRDVTDHSNRENAYY; translated from the coding sequence ATGAGTGCCATCACCATTACCCAAGCTGCCGAAGACTACCTGGCCGAGCTGCTGAGCAAGCAGGACACCCCGGGTATCGGCATCCGCGTTTTCATCACCCAGCCAGGTACGCCTTACGCGGAAACCTGCATTGCCTACTGCAAGCCGGGTGAGCAGAAGCCAGAAGACACCGCCGTTGGCCTGGCCAGTTTTACCGCCTGGATCGATGGCGTGAGCGAGCCTTTCCTGGAAGACGCTGTCGTTGATTACGCCACTGACCGTATGGGCGGCCAGCTGACCATCAAGGCGCCGAACGCCAAGGTACCGATGGTCAACGAGGACAGCCCGCTGAACGAGCGCATCAACTACTACCTGCAGACCGAGATCAACCCCGGCCTGGCCAGCCATGGCGGCCAGGTGACGCTGGTGGATGTCGTCGATGAGGGCATTGCCGTGCTGCAGTTCGGTGGCGGTTGCCAGGGCTGCGGCCAGGCTGACTACACGCTCAAGGAAGGCATCGAGAAAACCCTGCTCGAGCGTATTCCCGAGCTCAAGGGCGTGCGCGACGTGACCGATCACAGCAATCGCGAAAACGCTTACTACTGA
- a CDS encoding DUF1272 domain-containing protein, which translates to MLELRPNCENCNCDLPAASADALICSFECTFCRACAESELALRCPNCGGELVRRPTRPAEKLERFPASSKRVHRA; encoded by the coding sequence ATGCTCGAACTGCGCCCCAATTGCGAGAACTGCAACTGCGACCTACCAGCAGCCAGCGCCGATGCGTTGATCTGCTCCTTCGAATGCACCTTCTGCCGCGCCTGCGCCGAGTCCGAGCTGGCGCTGCGCTGCCCCAACTGCGGCGGCGAATTGGTGAGGCGGCCGACCCGTCCGGCAGAAAAGCTCGAACGCTTTCCCGCTTCCAGCAAACGTGTGCACAGGGCCTGA
- a CDS encoding catalase family protein, protein MLKRFWLWLGRLLGKLLLTITLVGLLGWGLGEAYYAWKFSGPVSTEEEIAADEAALSRLIIEDAVRIVEQHRDNTRVLRDAHAKAHGCVKAEVQVLDSLDESLRHGVFSKPGHTWQAWMRLSNGNAYPQFDRARDARGMAIKLLDVPGEKLMQSPAHAGEQDFVMFNHPAFFVRDVAEYRSNFAAQADGKKALAFFPSWDPRTWEVRHLIIALKTLAPAPESPVATTYNSIAPFKLGELNIKYRVIPAPQNCPPYQLPEQNTDLPNFLRNALYQQLSLDRAPACFELQVQKQNAQYYMPIEDPSVEWSEKISPFESVARITVPAQDFDSREQNLFCDNLSFNPWHALAEHRPIGGINRLRKSVYEAVSAYRQQRNASGPTIPELQPAEADPQTELSQ, encoded by the coding sequence ATGTTGAAACGCTTCTGGCTCTGGCTTGGTCGCCTGCTCGGCAAACTGCTGCTCACCATCACGCTGGTTGGCCTGCTTGGCTGGGGCCTGGGTGAGGCCTATTACGCCTGGAAGTTCTCCGGCCCGGTCTCCACCGAGGAAGAGATCGCTGCGGATGAAGCCGCGCTGAGCCGGCTGATCATCGAGGATGCCGTGCGCATCGTCGAGCAACACCGCGATAACACCCGCGTGCTGCGAGATGCCCACGCCAAGGCCCATGGCTGTGTCAAAGCCGAAGTGCAGGTGCTCGATAGTCTCGACGAATCCCTGCGCCACGGCGTGTTCAGTAAGCCCGGGCATACCTGGCAGGCCTGGATGCGCCTGTCCAATGGCAACGCCTACCCGCAGTTCGACCGCGCCCGTGATGCTCGCGGCATGGCCATCAAACTGCTCGACGTGCCAGGCGAGAAACTCATGCAGAGCCCGGCACATGCTGGCGAACAGGATTTCGTGATGTTCAATCACCCCGCCTTCTTCGTCCGCGACGTGGCCGAGTACCGCAGCAACTTCGCCGCCCAGGCCGACGGCAAGAAGGCTCTGGCATTCTTTCCCAGCTGGGATCCGCGCACCTGGGAAGTACGCCACCTGATCATCGCCCTGAAGACCCTGGCACCGGCACCAGAAAGTCCCGTGGCCACCACTTACAACTCCATTGCGCCATTCAAGCTCGGTGAGTTGAACATCAAGTACCGCGTGATTCCGGCACCACAGAACTGCCCACCCTACCAACTGCCTGAACAGAACACCGACCTGCCCAACTTTTTGCGCAATGCGCTTTACCAGCAACTGTCACTGGATCGTGCCCCCGCGTGTTTTGAACTGCAGGTGCAGAAACAGAATGCGCAGTACTACATGCCCATCGAAGATCCGAGTGTGGAATGGAGCGAAAAGATATCGCCCTTCGAAAGCGTCGCACGTATTACCGTGCCGGCCCAGGACTTCGACAGCCGCGAACAAAACCTGTTCTGCGACAATTTGTCCTTCAACCCCTGGCATGCACTTGCCGAACATCGTCCGATTGGTGGAATAAACCGTTTACGCAAGTCGGTATATGAGGCAGTCAGCGCCTATCGGCAGCAGCGCAACGCCTCAGGTCCCACCATACCTGAGCTGCAGCCTGCCGAAGCTGATCCGCAAACGGAACTTTCGCAGTAG
- a CDS encoding c-type cytochrome — protein sequence MRLLRRTLKLVIVLVLIGLAVALYYVANPNLPNQQLPEKLHYLQQWSDEQRQNYYYTAQGTTVKGLRYDWFIALEMPFGTDKFARLDYLARFGFLGDPEQQPSALNPGNLPVGFARHQDSESGEHFLDITCAACHTGELRYKGQAVRIDGGAALHSLASTVPTLRGGGFGQALGMSMAFTYYNPLKFRRFAQEVLGDQYPQGRAQLREDFKQVLDRLLATAFNDWHRGLYPTEEGFGRTDAFGRIANTVFGDALDEANYRVANAPVSYPHLWDIWKFDWVQWNGSAMQPMARNVGEALGVGASLHLLDERGKGVIEADRYASSVRLHDLYTLEETLKQLQPPKWPEAVFGKVDLPLASRGKALYSENCAYCHAPDPKPHDQRLAPSRSPEWKMRVVPVSIVGTDPTTADNIADHRFDISRLGWTKTELAKLDVRLYGASLDDVDFKNISSAKGLAYITAYVENRAYQDAGIGPRQRQKMDGYGLPIGVQELRGYKARPLDGIWATPPFLHNGSVANLFELLSPVYERQTRFWVGNFEYDPVRVGYRSDEFAGGFLLDTRVTGNGNGGHEFRDGCRQEGVIGRALSPEERLALIEYLKVLGNAELETQLSDLPVRPWTPGPRCAG from the coding sequence ATGCGTCTGCTGCGCCGCACCCTGAAGCTTGTGATTGTGTTGGTACTGATCGGCCTGGCGGTGGCGCTGTATTACGTGGCCAACCCCAACCTGCCGAACCAGCAGTTGCCCGAAAAACTGCATTATCTGCAGCAATGGAGCGACGAACAGCGCCAGAACTATTACTACACCGCGCAAGGCACCACGGTAAAAGGCTTGCGTTACGACTGGTTCATCGCACTGGAAATGCCATTCGGCACGGATAAGTTCGCCCGTCTGGATTATCTGGCCCGCTTTGGGTTTCTTGGCGATCCCGAGCAGCAGCCGAGCGCGCTCAACCCCGGCAATCTGCCTGTCGGTTTCGCCCGCCACCAGGACAGTGAGAGCGGCGAGCATTTTCTCGACATCACTTGCGCCGCCTGCCACACCGGCGAGCTGCGCTACAAAGGCCAGGCCGTACGCATCGACGGCGGCGCTGCCCTGCACTCGCTGGCCTCCACCGTCCCCACTCTGCGCGGTGGTGGCTTCGGCCAGGCGCTGGGCATGAGCATGGCGTTCACCTACTACAACCCGCTGAAATTCCGGCGCTTTGCCCAGGAAGTCCTGGGCGACCAATACCCGCAGGGCCGTGCGCAATTGCGCGAAGACTTCAAGCAAGTGCTCGACCGTCTGCTGGCCACTGCATTCAACGACTGGCATCGCGGGCTATACCCGACCGAAGAAGGCTTTGGCCGCACCGACGCCTTCGGGCGCATCGCCAATACCGTGTTCGGTGATGCCCTGGATGAGGCCAACTACCGCGTTGCCAATGCTCCGGTGAGCTACCCGCACCTCTGGGATATCTGGAAGTTCGACTGGGTGCAGTGGAACGGTTCGGCCATGCAGCCCATGGCGCGCAACGTCGGCGAAGCCCTTGGTGTCGGCGCCAGTCTGCATCTGCTCGACGAACGGGGTAAAGGCGTTATCGAAGCAGATCGCTACGCATCCAGTGTGCGCCTGCACGACCTGTATACCCTCGAGGAAACCCTGAAACAGCTGCAGCCACCGAAGTGGCCAGAGGCCGTATTCGGCAAGGTGGATCTGCCGTTGGCCAGCCGTGGCAAAGCGCTCTACAGCGAGAATTGCGCCTACTGCCACGCACCCGATCCGAAACCGCACGATCAGCGCCTGGCGCCGTCGCGCAGCCCTGAATGGAAAATGCGCGTGGTACCGGTCAGTATCGTCGGCACCGACCCGACCACCGCCGACAATATCGCGGATCATCGTTTCGACATCAGCCGCCTGGGTTGGACCAAGACCGAACTGGCGAAACTGGATGTGCGCCTGTATGGCGCCAGCCTCGACGACGTCGACTTCAAGAACATCTCCAGTGCCAAGGGGCTGGCTTACATCACCGCCTACGTGGAGAACCGCGCCTATCAGGACGCCGGTATCGGCCCACGCCAGCGCCAGAAAATGGACGGCTACGGGTTGCCCATCGGCGTTCAGGAGTTACGCGGCTACAAGGCGCGCCCGCTCGACGGTATCTGGGCGACCCCGCCCTTCCTGCACAACGGCTCGGTAGCCAATCTGTTCGAACTGCTCTCCCCCGTTTACGAGCGGCAGACCCGGTTCTGGGTCGGTAACTTCGAGTACGACCCGGTTCGGGTGGGGTATCGCAGCGATGAATTTGCCGGCGGTTTCCTCCTCGACACCCGCGTTACCGGCAATGGCAACGGTGGCCATGAGTTTCGCGACGGCTGTCGCCAGGAAGGTGTGATCGGCCGCGCCTTGTCGCCTGAAGAGCGCCTGGCGCTGATCGAATACCTCAAGGTACTCGGTAACGCCGAGCTGGAAACCCAGCTCAGTGACCTGCCTGTGCGCCCATGGACGCCCGGCCCGCGCTGCGCAGGCTGA
- a CDS encoding DUF3429 domain-containing protein, with product MHPFDAKKPPQLALLLGYAGLVPFVSGALGIWGIPMGWRPFVLDALLDYAAVILAFMGAIHWGLAMRGEASDIKARLQLGLSVIPPLLGWAALAGGLPMALSLPVFLFAFIGLYLADMHAVREGLAPQWYPALRKPLTLAVCLSLLVAWASVLIH from the coding sequence ATGCACCCGTTCGATGCCAAGAAACCGCCGCAACTGGCTTTACTGCTGGGATACGCCGGGCTGGTGCCGTTTGTCAGTGGTGCGCTGGGAATCTGGGGCATTCCCATGGGCTGGCGGCCTTTCGTGCTCGATGCCTTGCTCGATTACGCTGCCGTGATTCTGGCTTTCATGGGCGCCATTCACTGGGGCCTGGCCATGCGTGGCGAGGCGAGCGATATCAAAGCCAGGCTGCAACTGGGGCTTTCGGTGATCCCGCCCTTGCTGGGTTGGGCTGCGCTGGCGGGCGGGCTGCCGATGGCGCTGTCGCTGCCCGTTTTCCTGTTCGCCTTCATTGGCCTGTATCTGGCCGATATGCATGCAGTACGCGAGGGGCTCGCGCCGCAGTGGTATCCGGCATTGCGCAAGCCGCTTACGCTGGCAGTGTGTCTGAGCCTGCTAGTGGCCTGGGCCAGCGTGCTGATCCACTGA
- a CDS encoding AAA family ATPase — MKVLVLTGPESSGKSWLAAEIQTHFGGLVVGEYVRHFIDEQQRDTGYADISDIARGQLAWEDAARATQPALLILDTHLLSNMLWSRCLFGDCPDWLEGELLARRYDQHLLLDPAGVPWVSDGQRCQPGLAERQAFHQACRDWLQANGQRFSQLSGSWDERREAALQQVAALLGSVDQHAGPGH, encoded by the coding sequence ATGAAAGTGCTGGTGCTGACCGGGCCGGAATCCAGCGGCAAGAGCTGGCTCGCGGCAGAGATACAGACACACTTCGGTGGCCTGGTGGTCGGCGAGTACGTGCGCCACTTCATCGATGAGCAGCAGCGCGATACCGGCTATGCCGACATCAGCGACATCGCGCGCGGCCAACTGGCCTGGGAAGATGCTGCGCGAGCAACACAGCCGGCGCTGCTGATTCTCGACACGCACCTGCTGAGCAACATGCTCTGGAGCCGCTGCCTGTTTGGCGATTGCCCGGACTGGCTAGAAGGTGAATTGCTCGCCCGTCGCTACGACCAACACCTGCTGCTCGACCCCGCCGGCGTACCCTGGGTCAGCGACGGCCAGCGTTGTCAGCCAGGGCTGGCAGAGCGCCAGGCGTTTCATCAGGCCTGTCGCGATTGGTTGCAGGCCAACGGACAGCGCTTCAGCCAACTGTCCGGTAGCTGGGATGAACGGCGCGAAGCCGCGCTGCAGCAGGTTGCAGCGCTGCTCGGCTCAGTGGATCAGCACGCTGGCCCAGGCCACTAG
- the pnuC gene encoding nicotinamide riboside transporter PnuC has protein sequence MSWLELLAAGLGIIAVWLTVKQNPWCWPIGLVMVLLYAWLFYDWRLYSNLLLQLLFAALQLYGWRQWTRGGERHDGRKVSRLTARAILAGLLIGALGAWLLGHLMATYTDASSPWLDSALTAFSLVAQLWMAQKRLQCWALWVLVDLCYVAFFLHSELYLTAALYAAFTALAVSGWLSWRRDPALRYAA, from the coding sequence ATGTCCTGGCTCGAACTCCTGGCTGCCGGGCTCGGCATCATCGCGGTATGGCTGACCGTCAAGCAGAATCCCTGGTGCTGGCCCATCGGCCTGGTCATGGTGCTGCTCTACGCCTGGCTGTTCTATGACTGGCGCCTGTATTCCAACCTGCTTTTGCAACTGCTGTTCGCTGCGCTGCAGCTCTACGGCTGGCGGCAGTGGACCCGTGGTGGTGAGCGCCATGATGGGCGCAAGGTCAGCCGCCTGACTGCACGGGCGATCCTCGCGGGATTGCTGATCGGCGCGCTCGGCGCCTGGCTGCTCGGCCATCTGATGGCCACCTACACCGATGCCAGCTCGCCCTGGCTGGATTCGGCGCTCACGGCCTTCAGCCTGGTGGCGCAGCTATGGATGGCGCAGAAGCGCTTGCAGTGCTGGGCGCTTTGGGTGCTGGTAGACCTCTGTTACGTGGCGTTCTTCCTGCACAGCGAGCTGTACCTGACAGCTGCACTCTACGCAGCCTTCACCGCGCTGGCCGTCAGCGGCTGGCTGAGCTGGCGGCGCGACCCGGCCTTGCGGTACGCCGCATGA